A DNA window from Patagioenas fasciata isolate bPatFas1 chromosome 1, bPatFas1.hap1, whole genome shotgun sequence contains the following coding sequences:
- the LOC136108713 gene encoding transmembrane 4 L6 family member 1-like: MCTGKCSKCIGITLFPLAACAIVSNILLYFPNGRVLQVSEITDLVWFFHGILGAGILVLLPAFMMLGAGGAGCCANRCGMLLSVVLAVLGFAGGAYCTVISSLGLIGGPLCDTGDGEYLYPFRNDTLEENYLFNQTTWSICKEPENIILWNIVLFSILLAIGVIEAILCFIQIINGLTGFICGTCMRKRKTNISGM, translated from the exons ATGTGCACAGGGAAGTGTTCGAAGTGCATTGGGATCACTCTCTTCCCACTGGCAGCATGTGCCATAGTCTCCAACATCCTCCTGTACTTCCCTAATGGACGAGTTCTGCAGGTCAGCGAGATAACTGATCTGGTCTGGTTTTTCCATGGCATCCTGGGAGCTGGGATACTG GTTCTTTTGCCGGCATTCATGATGctgggagcaggtggagcaggatGTTGCGCTAACAGATGTGGG ATGCTGCTGTCGGTggtcctggctgtgctgggattTGCAGGAGGAGCGTACTGCACAGTCATCTCCTCTCTGGGGCTGATTGGGGGTCCTCTGTGTGACACGGGTGATGGGGAATACCTCTACCCTTTCAGGAATGACACTCTGGA AGAGAATTATTTGTTCAACCAGACAACATGGAGCATTTGCAAAGAACCTGAAAACATCATCCTTTGGAATATCGTCCTTTTCTCTATTCTCCTGGCCATTGGTGTGATTGAAGCTATTCTTTGTTTTATTCAAATCATCAATGGACTTACTGGCTTCATATGTGGCACATGTATGAGGAAAAGAAAG ACAAATATTTCCGGAATGTGA